One genomic window of candidate division KSB1 bacterium includes the following:
- a CDS encoding sigma-54-dependent Fis family transcriptional regulator encodes MPGKKILVVDDDHLLHEFLLEILRRKHFEFDSAEDVQSAKNKLNENNYDLVITDLRLPDDNGLVVLNKAKKNNPDTGVIVITAYGTVENAVEAMKIGAFDYLTKPFSADEIEIVIEKYFDYHKLQSENKFLKSQLGKLEGFDNIIGKSQKIKEVFDVIQMVADSKATILIQGASGTGKELVAKAIHFNSPRRKNSFIKTNCAAIPDGLVESELFGHEKGAFTGAIKQTRGRFELADGGTLLLDEISEMNLNLQAKLLRVLQEKEFEKVGGTETMEVDVRVIATTNCDLKKLIDNGEFREDLFYRLNVVPIILPALKERKEDILLLAEHFRKNYSEENSRKVDKISDEAMKMLMNYDWPGNVRELENAIERAVVICKGDTIEPDHFLMPYDYKTAQNYNNLNGNIKNLGEIEKKMILQVLEENRGNRTKTAEELGISVRTLRNKIRDFREMGIEIPSKSNNRN; translated from the coding sequence ATACCAGGAAAAAAAATATTAGTTGTAGACGACGATCATCTGTTGCATGAATTTCTATTGGAAATTTTGAGACGAAAACATTTTGAGTTTGATAGTGCAGAGGATGTTCAATCTGCTAAAAACAAACTGAATGAAAACAATTATGACCTCGTAATTACCGATCTTAGACTACCAGACGACAACGGATTAGTTGTTTTAAATAAAGCAAAAAAAAACAACCCAGATACAGGCGTTATTGTAATTACAGCTTATGGAACAGTTGAGAATGCAGTGGAAGCAATGAAAATTGGAGCTTTCGATTACCTAACAAAACCATTCTCAGCTGATGAAATAGAAATAGTTATCGAAAAATATTTCGATTATCATAAGTTGCAATCAGAAAACAAATTCTTAAAATCTCAGCTTGGCAAATTAGAAGGCTTTGACAACATAATTGGCAAGAGCCAAAAAATCAAGGAAGTATTTGATGTAATACAAATGGTTGCCGATTCCAAAGCCACAATACTAATTCAAGGTGCAAGCGGTACTGGAAAAGAATTAGTCGCGAAAGCTATTCATTTCAATAGCCCAAGGAGGAAAAATTCCTTTATAAAAACAAATTGTGCTGCAATTCCTGACGGCCTGGTGGAAAGTGAACTCTTTGGCCATGAAAAAGGTGCTTTTACCGGTGCAATCAAACAGACAAGAGGCAGATTTGAACTTGCAGACGGAGGTACTTTACTACTCGATGAGATTAGTGAAATGAATCTTAATTTACAGGCTAAATTATTAAGGGTTTTGCAAGAAAAGGAGTTTGAGAAGGTTGGTGGCACTGAGACGATGGAAGTAGATGTCCGTGTTATTGCTACAACAAATTGTGACTTGAAGAAATTAATAGATAATGGTGAATTTAGAGAGGACCTTTTTTATCGTCTCAATGTAGTTCCGATTATATTACCAGCTCTAAAAGAAAGAAAGGAAGATATTCTACTTTTAGCAGAGCATTTTAGAAAAAATTACTCAGAAGAAAACAGCAGGAAAGTTGATAAGATCTCAGATGAAGCAATGAAAATGCTAATGAATTACGATTGGCCGGGAAATGTCCGTGAACTTGAAAACGCGATCGAAAGGGCGGTTGTTATTTGCAAAGGCGATACAATTGAACCTGATCATTTTTTAATGCCTTATGATTACAAAACCGCACAAAATTACAATAATTTGAATGGAAATATAAAAAATCTTGGCGAAATTGAGAAAAAAATGATTCTACAAGTTCTCGAAGAAAATAGGGGAAATCGTACAAAAACGGCAGAAGAATTAGGAATTTCAGTTCGTACTTTACGAAATAAGATCCGTGATTTCCGCGAAATGGGTATTGAAATACCAAGTAAGTCCAATAATCGCAATTGA